In the genome of Henningerozyma blattae CBS 6284 chromosome 5, complete genome, one region contains:
- the TBLA0E03480 gene encoding uncharacterized protein (similar to Saccharomyces cerevisiae TBS1 (YBR150C) and HAL9 (YOL089C); ancestral locus Anc_3.109), with the protein MYSKSKKKYIYVQHNTNKNIVQKYCTKILSHEMVLANDKSVSDRIPNTIIHTTNASNTINKDGIFQLPRHSGLDQPILTHNEYSSISGTRTDINSTKTNSNSFYESVPNQNRQNISLLAEIVSPNNAITIPKLTSSEKNSNKPTSNDNFISQHPYKRRVVKACYNCRRRKIKCDAIDPSKNKCSNCLKLNKICSFSENDEINTPFNISHNSTNNKKQKSNPPIHSSNIQHSISGIHPDTNLLSERLIVLENSRDNNDLDRNRTNNNNNNNNNSSSSSQQSLLTLKKGFLVNNDSKIELLGNRMDLLDKKFTSAIDRLANLEGLLLQLLQNNKNKEADNGTKNDIVHKKKQYSTVILTVQKLDWIKRKLCPSLTDIEFITPLENMINLSMKTRVISLFKIKQFTEKISASKDEITFELPSKEVSKYILESLNFTLLMSIAHLASADECAYLLDKYYNEGVSNMTYSELLLLNVGICLGSRYTTEINMNEPPPYYFHEQHVDIKDKDLQLIEEQAFLNSMYYYKKLSVSTMSTKSLQGCVLLLRYLEFSVSIELSLNVFYKIHRYAISFGFHKKEFYDKFTPQELVNHLAIWWDCYAQDIYFSYVLARPPLTVDEYSDVLGDPIFEKAIKMVIGDRLNPNIFSINSIHDLLNFSINFFDCIPLFFDYYTLNLIKIEKAILKDNFSMSGVNCFTPQEIFDNALKKIEALNAWEAQLPPLLKLETHKQYLSLIYLQDSAGDPDWHFNIACYRVLKIHFRFLYQKILLALFIRSFIIDNMENFNGKYIDTFQYFRREYETSSLKMLELFQDTDYRDWMRDEVLYHFFTGVFVALMDLVENINTIPKSKKAYIIGLMQTSVKESIRLGLKPRTGNYLKWNMATFIFAFCLEKIIAFNNQNSTDRSDFITPIIDYKDGLNNLFEHSMKECLRLNASLTEQTLYDFEQDISMADLFTPYDKIDNETKIEFAKKIYSGFGTFEKLGKSALLWKYSIAKEHDISTQDPSLFNTTISTSSETIYDTSSRGRLPFDREFFLERLFLKINFSKPLSGGT; encoded by the coding sequence ATGTATagtaaatcaaaaaaaaaatatatatatgtacaGCATAACACcaacaaaaatattgtacaaaaatattgtacaaaaatattgtcGCACGAAATGGTGCTTGCAAATGACAAAAGTGTGAGTGATAGAATACCAAATACCATAATTCATACGACCAATGCTAGCAATACCATCAACAAAGATGGAATTTTCCAACTCCCAAGACATTCTGGCTTAGATCAACCTATACTAACTCACAATGAGTATTCATCAATATCGGGAACTAGAACTGATATCAACTCTACTAAAACTAACAGTAATAGCTTCTACGAATCTGTTCCAAACCAAAATCgccaaaatatttcattactAGCCGAAATAGTTTCCCCTAACAACGCCATAACTATACCAAAGTTAACATCAAGTGAGAAAAATAGCAATAAACCAACatcaaatgataattttatatctCAGCATCCTTATAAAAGAAGAGTGGTAAAAGCTTGCTACAATtgtagaagaagaaagattAAATGTGATGCTATTGACCcatcaaaaaataaatgctCAAATTGtcttaaattaaataaaatttgtaGCTTTTCAGAAAATGATGAGATTAACACACCTTTCAACATATCCCACAACAGTACCAATAACAAGAAGCAGAAAAGCAATCCACCAATTCATTCATCAAATATTCAGCATAGTATTTCAGGAATACATCCTGATACTAATTTGCTGAGTGAAAGATTGATTGTTTTGGAGAATTCTAGAGATAACAATGATTTGGATCGCAATCgaactaataataataataataataataataatagtagtagtagtagccAACAGAGTTTGCTCACGTTGAAAAAAGGTTTCTTAGTAAATAATGACTctaaaatagaattattgGGGAATAGAATGGATTTActagataaaaaattcacaTCAGCGATTGATAGATTGGCAAATTTAGAAGGATTATTGCTTCAGTtacttcaaaataataaaaataaagaggCAGACAATGGTACGAAGAATGATATAGTACATAAAAAGAAACAGTATTCAACAGTTATATTAACTGTACAAAAATTAGATTGGATCAAAAGAAAGTTATGCCCGTCATTGACTGATATAGAATTTATCACTCcattagaaaatatgaTCAATTTATCGATGAAAACTCGTGTAATTAGCCTGTTTAAAATCAAGCAATTTacagaaaaaatatctgcttcaaaagatgaaattacGTTTGAACTTCCATCTAAAGAAGTAAGTAAATATATTCTAGAAAGCTTAAATTTTACCTTATTAATGTCTATTGCCCATTTAGCGAGTGCAGATGAATGTGCTTATTTGCTggataaatattataacgAAGGGGTATCTAATATGACTTATTCagaattattactattaaatGTAGGAATCTGTTTGGGTTCAAGGTATACCACGGAGATAAATATGAACGAACCACCACCCTATTATTTCCATGAACAACACGTAGATATCAAGGATAAAGACCTACAACTTATAGAAGAACAAGCGTTCTTAAATTCAATGTACTATTACAAAAAACTATCGGTTAGTACTATGTCAACTAAATCACTTCAAGGATGTGTTTTGCTGTTAAGATACCTAGAATTTAGTGTGAGTATTgaattatctttaaatgtattttataaaattcatAGATACGCGATATCATTTGGGTTTcataaaaaagaattttacGATAAATTTACTCCTCAAGAACTAGTTAACCATCTTGCTATCTGGTGGGATTGCTATGCgcaagatatttatttctcATATGTACTTGCAAGACCACCGCTTACAGTAGATGAATATTCTGACGTATTGGGCGAtccaatttttgaaaaagcTATTAAAATGGTTATTGGGGATAGATTAAATCCCAacatattttcaattaatagtATTCATGATCTTCTAAATTTCtcaatcaatttttttgattgcATTCCTTTATTCTTCGATTATTatactttaaatttaattaaaattgaaaaagcaattttaaaagataatttttcgATGTCAGGTGTAAATTGTTTTACACCtcaagaaatatttgacaATGCTctcaaaaaaattgaagctTTAAATGCTTGGGAAGCTCAGTTGCCGCCTTTATTAAAGTTAGAGACACATAAACAATATCtatctttaatttatttacaagatTCAGCAGGTGATCCTGATTGGCATTTCAATATTGCGTGCTATAGAGTTCTAAAGATACACTTTAGATTTCTATACCAAAAGATACTGCTTGCATTATTCATAAGATCCTTCATAATAGATAACatggaaaattttaatggtAAGTATATCGATACTTTCCAGTACTTCAGAAGGGAATATGAAACatcatctttaaaaatGCTAGAACTATTTCAAGATACAGATTATAGAGATTGGATGAGAGACGAAGTGCTATACCACTTTTTTACTGGTGTATTTGTTGCACTAATGGATTTAGTAGAAAACATAAATACAATCCCTAAATCCAAAAAAGCATATATTATAGGCTTAATGCAAACTTCTGTCAAAGAATCAATAAGATTAGGATTAAAACCAAGAACGGgcaattatttaaaatggaATATGGCAACATTCATTTTTGCTTTTTGCCTAGAGAAAATAATTGCATTTAACAACCAAAATTCTACCGATAGATCTGATTTTATTACTCCAATTATCGATTACAAAGATGGTTTAAACAATTTGTTTGAACATTCCATGAAAGAATGTTTAAGGCTCAATGCTTCACTAACAGAACAAACTCTGTACGATTTTGAACAAGATATTAGCATGGCTGATTTGTTTACACCCtatgataaaattgataacGAAAccaaaattgaatttgcaAAGAAGATATACTCAGGATTTGGcacttttgaaaaattaggGAAATCTGCTTTACTATGGAAGTATTCAATAGCAAAAGAGCATGATATTTCAACCCAAGAtccatcattatttaatactACCATTTCAACCTCATCTGAAACTATCTATGATACTTCTTCGAGGGGCAGACTACCATTCGATAGAGAGTTTTTCTTGGAAAGATTATTCTTAAAGATAAACTTTTCTAAACCTCTTTCAGGGGGCACCTAA
- the TBLA0E03490 gene encoding uncharacterized protein (similar to Saccharomyces cerevisiae SPO21 (YOL091W) and YSW1 (YBR148W); ancestral locus Anc_3.106), whose amino-acid sequence MFVHDKKLGMPKMDTPLPDIPSVDHKLKRQFLDSLSRTRNSFKNLPNLVKGHTPIEEESNSNSYYSSSDSEGIELQLNNIKREKSDLESQLEKNASIVVYDSEEDGIVAKNNVSENMELSDNGTSSYTLKGKNSNRLNDNTANCNNYGNTNSNKNDTQTNNDDDDDDDDANNMPTTAGSKPHSRGILRDMFSKIVRKNNDYTKKISPNLDKEIFKQNNNEQEIYSINVQDISDTASSNIDTFKPVNIDKSPISVTSSDDYLFASASKYFNSTPITPEDGGDNKSEQNCSYITEGEKSTDFQKHANISNESELIDDELPTCKNTSNFDNLRLDKDSRIFKYFGEILQSIQTNENNRKKINNESSNEATKEEFITLNNIQEFTILEITEFIFTKLQELENEKNILDQKNKLKIVENKRNEDKEIKIKEFNVRFNSLQKQVLEKKITSEELKIRNNLENKLKRLDEEILVHENKQNLQKEKLHSDLCKYNSHKDNELEKIKQIKNEITAQNEKNNLLNNELDQLKYKYGILEKDHAFVTKKLLELINLLSADISKESKEKEKLEGEESKLNDERRKYDVLKYENYNIQEQFKNEVEKLKNIRYMRDTTVDRFNLLNIFCYETNTFLSKLFKIYENFIPDTVSLSVDRLKTIHDFLAKIDIHKKLDQEDIKKGEELTIEFFNQYVNGIMLEEIFTKHSYYDRSNTFLNNEVNYLEMQNNNLLSSIKELEAEKCQIKKKINGLYRKVSTQGSGN is encoded by the coding sequence ATGTTTGTGCATGATAAGAAATTAGGTATGCCCAAAATGGATACACCTTTACCTGACATACCTAGTGTTGATCATAAATTAAAACGACAATTTTTAGATTCACTTTCTAGGACTagaaattcttttaaaaatttgcCTAACTTGGTAAAAGGTCATACTccaattgaagaagaatcgAACAGTAATTCTTACTATAGTTCAAGCGATAGTGAGGGTATTGAAttacaattgaataatatcaaaagagaaaaaagtGATTTAGAATCTCagttagaaaaaaatgccTCAATCGTTGTTTATGATAGTGAAGAAGATGGAATTGTTGCGAAAAATAATGTTTCTGAGAATATGGAATTGTCAGACAATGGCACTTCATCTTATACATTAAAAGGgaaaaatagtaatagaCTCAATGATAATACCGCTAATTGCAATAATTATGGCAATaccaattcaaataaaaatgatacaCAAAccaataatgatgatgatgatgatgatgatgatgctAATAATATGCCAACGACTGCAGGATCCAAGCCACATTCGAGAGGTATACTACGAGATAtgttttcaaaaattgtaagaaaaaataatgattataCTAAAAAGATATCTCCTAATCTAGATAAAGAAATctttaaacaaaataataacgaaCAAGAAATCTATTCAATAAATGTGCAAGATATATCCGATACGGCAAGTTCCAATATCGATACATTCAAACCTGTcaatattgataaatccCCAATTTCAGTAACATCATCTGATGATTACCTTTTTGCAAGTGCaagtaaatattttaatagcACCCCAATAACTCCTGAAGATGGAGGTGACAATAAATCCGAGCAGAATTGTTCTTATATTACAGAGGGTGAAAAGTCTACCGATTTTCAAAAGCATGCAAACATTTCAAATGAATCAGAGTTAATAGATGATGAACTACCTACTTGTAAAAACACGTCAAACTTTGATAACTTAAGACTTGATAAGGATTCtcgaatttttaaatatttcggTGAAATATTACAATCAATTCAAACTAATGAGAacaacagaaaaaaaattaataatgagaGCAGTAATGAAGCTACGAAGGAAGAATTTAtaactttaaataatatccAAGAGTTTACAATTCTTGAAATAACAGAATTTATATTCACTAAATTACAAGAgttagaaaatgaaaaaaatatattagatcaaaaaaataaattgaaaattgttgaaaataaaagaaatgaGGATAAAGAGATAAAGATTAAGGAATTTAATGTACGTTTCAATTCTCTTCAAAAACAagtattagaaaaaaaaattaccagtgaagaattaaaaattaggaataatttggaaaataaattaaagcGTTTAGATGAAGAGATATTAGTTCATGAAAATAAGCAAAATTTGCAGAAGGAAAAATTACACTCAGATCtttgtaaatataataGTCATAAAGACAATGAActggaaaaaattaaacaaatcaaaaatgaaataactGCAcagaatgaaaaaaataatttgttaaataatGAGCTAGATCAATTGAAGTATAAGTATGgaattttggaaaaagaTCATGCTTTTGTAACAAAGAAACTCttagaattaataaatttattatctgcAGATATTAGTAAGGAAAGcaaagaaaaggaaaaactAGAGGGAGAAGAATCgaaattaaatgatgagagaagaaaatatgatgtcttaaaatatgaaaattacaatattcaagaacaatttaaaaatgaagttgaaaaattgaaaaacatTAGATATATGAGAGATACCACTGTTGATCGTTTCAaccttttaaatatattctgTTACGAAACAAAtacatttttatcaaaattgtttaaaatatatgagAACTTTATACCTGATACTGTTAGTTTAAGTGTCGATCGCCTTAAGACAATCCACGATTTTTTGGCAAAAATAGATATACATAAAAAACTAGATCAggaagatattaaaaaaggTGAAGAACTAACTattgaattctttaatCAATATGTAAATGGGATCATGCTTGAggaaatatttacaaagCATTCATATTATGACAGATCAAATACGTTCCTAAATAATGAAGTTAATTACCTAGAAATGCAAAATAACAACTTACTGAGTTCGATAAAGGAATTAGAAGCAGAAAAGTGTCagattaaaaagaaaataaatggTCTTTATCGTAAAGTTTCAACTCAAGGATCTGGAAATTAG
- the YPQ1 gene encoding cationic amino acid transporter (similar to Saccharomyces cerevisiae YBR147W and YOL092W; ancestral locus Anc_3.105), with translation MPLRRIEFTPRNLSEISGSISIACWVIVFVPQIYENFYRKSSEGLSLLFIVLWLAGDVFNVVGAQMQHLLPTMVILAAYYTLADIVLLIQCLFYGNNDQDDGVVIDPVHLSPANPITDNVLEDVFHEEVPLLRHTRSRHSRHSYSGALQDDTIIIDQQLLDQNDAVQYNLNGGIANPSDNDDKIILEEAKYGFREFLIVSSVILSGFLSWYISYCHKDPNSINPPPPSTHMNYLAQLFGYVSAVLYLGSRVPQILLNFERKSCEGISFLFFLFAFLGNSTFIFSVLIISRSKQYLILNASWLIGSTGTLLMDGVIFIQFFYYNSKKIKLTDENTTSNV, from the coding sequence ATGCCATTAAGAAGGATTGAATTCACACCAAGAAATTTGAGTGAAATATCAGGCAGTATATCTATTGCCTGCTGGGTAATCGTGTTTGTACCACAAATTTATGAAAATTTCTATAGAAAATCTTCAGAAGGATTATCATTACTTTTCATTGTTCTATGGCTTGCTGGGGATGTATTTAATGTTGTTGGTGCTCAAATGCAACATTTATTACCAACCATGGTTATATTAGCTGCCTATTATACTTTAGCAGATATTGTCCTATTGATTCAATGTCTATTCTATGGGAATAATGATCAAGATGATGGAGTAGTTATCGATCCTGTCCATTTATCGCCTGCAAATCCGATCACGGATAATGTATTAGAAGACGTTTTCCATGAAGAAGTACCGTTATTGAGACACACACGTTCTAGGCATTCGAGGCATTCATATTCTGGTGCTTTACAGGATGATACCATCATTATTGACCAACAGTTACTAGATCAAAATGACGCAGttcaatataatttaaatggaGGTATTGCAAATCCCtctgataatgatgataagaTAATTTTAGAAGAAGCTAAATATGGGTTCCGTGAATTCTTGATAGTATCATCAGTAATACTATCAGGGTTTTTATCGTGGTATATATCATACTGTCATAAAGATCCCAATAGTATAAACCCACCTCCACCATCTACTcatatgaattatttagCACAACTTTTTGGTTACGTTAGTGCTGTTTTGTATCTGGGTTCAAGAGTACCACAAATATTActaaattttgaaagaaaatcTTGTGAAggaatttcatttttatttttcttatttgcATTCTTAGGTAACTCGACATTTATCTTTTCTGTTTTAATCATCTCCAGATCCAAACAGTATTTAATTCTTAATGCTTCGTGGTTAATTGGTAGCACAGGTACTCTTTTGATGGATGGTGTAATTTTCATCCAATTCTTCTAttataattctaaaaagaTTAAGTTAACTGATGAAAATACAACATCTAATGTTTAA
- the RFC4 gene encoding replication factor C subunit 4 (similar to Saccharomyces cerevisiae RFC4 (YOL094C); ancestral locus Anc_3.103) yields MSLSINKISLELPWVEKYRPKVLKDIVGNNETIDRLQQIALDGNMPHMIISGMPGIGKTTSIHCLAHELLGDSYKQAVLELNASDDRGIEVVRNQIKHFAQKKCHLPPGKNKIIILDEADSMTSGAQQALRRTMELYSNTTRFAFACNQSNKIIEPLQSRCAILRYNKLSDEEVLKRLLQIIELENVQYTNDGLEAIIFTAEGDMRQAINNLQSTVAGHTLVNGDNVFKIVDSPHPLIVKKMLLSKELDESIDILRNELWDKGYSSIDIVTTCFRVMKILYQIKESLRLEIIKEIGFTHMRILEGVGTYLQLACMLAKIHKLMK; encoded by the coding sequence ATGTCGttatcaataaataagaTTTCATTGGAATTGCCATGGGTGGAAAAATATAGGCcaaaagttttaaaagatatcgTTGGTAATAATGAGACTATTGATAGATTACAACAAATCGCATTAGATGGTAATATGCCTCATATGATTATATCGGGTATGCCAGGGATTGGTAAGACTACATCTATTCATTGTTTGGCTCATGAATTACTTGGAGATTCTTATAAGCAAGCtgtattagaattaaatgCTTCTGATGACAGAGGTATTGAAGTTGTTCGTAATCAAATCAAACATTTTGCACAAAAGAAATGCCATTTACCACctggtaaaaataaaattattatattagaTGAAGCTGATTCAATGACTTCAGGTGCACAACAAGCTTTAAGAAGAACCATGGAATTGTATTCGAACACAACTAGATTCGCGTTTGCATGTAACCAATCgaacaaaattattgagCCTTTACAAAGTAGATGTGCTATTCTACgttataataaattatcagaTGAGGAAGTATTAAAAAGACTATTACAGATCATCGAATTAGAAAATGTCCAATATACAAACGATGGTCTTGAGGCAATTATCTTTACAGCAGAAGGTGATATGAGACAAgctattaataatttgcAAAGTACTGTTGCAGGACACACACTGGTAAATGGTGATAATGTCTTCAAGATCGTAGATTCTCCACATCCCTTaatagttaaaaaaatgttacTATCTAAGGAGTTAGACGAATcgattgatattttaagaaACGAATTATGGGATAAAGGGTATTCTTCAATAGATATTGTCACAACTTGTTTCCGtgtaatgaaaatattatatcaaattaaagaatCGTTAAGattagaaattattaaagagaTTGGGTTCACCCATATGCGTATATTAGAAGGTGTTGGTACTTATTTACAATTGGCTTGCATGCTTGCAAAAATTCATAAactaatgaaataa
- the VPS72 gene encoding Vps72p (similar to Saccharomyces cerevisiae VPS72 (YDR485C); ancestral locus Anc_3.100) has translation MADDGWIMASRERRSNAGNRMKSLLAQEVKDMQSKTQHLNDDDIDLLFQEEENDEDFDLQNNDTDEYLESQPSNDKNLKTNNYIQQDLMLSESESEFDENANDDEAGEKELIRQEKLQSKKRKKKNTAPILVKRSKPTIRPTHNERGEDEDGTTTDTSTASVTSHHKSYQVMLNPETLLMKDRRTSKRSSVVANKLKVYEKLSKAETKRKLIQERIRKHKEKQKQHILTQQDRLRIAQETEQINLQTLNKYKEQEIIKKKSRIAMQQRQKVKFKPNELIETKLSTSWTVTPIMEINDKAYWDEFLKKRNKKKKKYPKRPTKKQLLAAAAAASAAKEKELSTAEDINKSISPNTIIHQTEIKSESPINSSSISIDNSMEHNKVLSSPPLSASSNTHEITSTEESNPLRSVDVTNTDSSLDNVNSREKSNNVNESEDKSMIIESTSNDNIQKNDSAQFVNPPEQSLMEKLHFATENTTINANTLSSIPKGGMSEQDKNLGTATKEITKDSTDKNVDTQHSTTIETTSNNSNIINSSSKEVPSSSPNSSASSNIVEDTNFEIKKDGNNNVTPSYVEKVNENVEPTKTEGIAETRNISSKPELKISTTLLENNLNLNTQFINQTDRPSSHSNDSVQNNSIEVTNTKLEETLISGNTLNTSLKSESTITTKQVSFLDEPEIKLIDQNTTPMELGVGLSPPQAGSDDNTTPTTPTTPININDPLLSDTPPTEPIDYAGPNQLVSKDFVILYNFNSGTFLENERETLFGKQWGGISKKRNNDVETILKINMDNMKNFGHIDSSIDNNKKSFLPDLTFLDDYPSFGEYDKKMVHNSGEETNKELNITIKTQPPTGVFLNNGTRKKCIISTKPCQYFDPKNGVPYSDVEAYKIIQQIMDPIGEDGTEENPNPMFQWFGFEEGGIYLNVNDEPAKGVPEGFN, from the coding sequence ATGGCCGATGATGGTTGGATTATGGCCTCAAGAGAGCGTCGTTCTAATGCGGGCAATAGAATGAAATCACTTCTTGCTCAAGAAGTCAAAGATATGCAATCGAAAACTCAAcatttaaatgatgatgatatagATCTCTTATtccaagaagaagaaaacgATGAAGACTttgatttacaaaataatgatactgATGAGTATCTAGAGAGTCAACCCTccaatgataaaaatttaaaaactaACAATTATATACAACAAGACCTGATGCTTAGTGAATCTGAGTCAgaatttgatgaaaatgcaaatgatgatgaagctGGAGAAAAGGAATTAATCAgacaagaaaaattacagagcaaaaaaagaaagaaaaaaaatacagcACCTATTTTAGTGAAAAGGTCAAAACCAACTATTAGACCAACTCATAATGAACGTggagaagatgaagatggaACCACAACAGATACCAGTACAGCTTCAGTTACGTCGCACCATAAATCTTATCAGGTAATGCTAAATCCTGAAACTCTGTTAATGAAAGATAGAAGAACAAGTAAAAGATCCTCTGTTGTAgcaaacaaattaaaagtttatgagaaattatcaaaagCTGAAACAAAgagaaaattaattcaagaAAGGATACGAAAACATAaggaaaaacaaaaacaacaTATTTTAACTCAGCAAGATCGTTTAAGAATTGCACAGGAAACTGAAcaaattaatttacaaactttaaataaatataaagaacaagaaattattaaaaaaaaatcaagaatTGCAATGCAACAAAGACAGAAAGTAAAATTTAAACCgaatgaattaattgaaacaaaattatcaaCATCTTGGACTGTGACCCCAATTATGGAAATCAATGATAAAGCTTATTGGGatgaatttttgaaaaaaagaaataagaaaaaaaagaaatatccaAAACGCCCCACAAAGAAACAATTATTAGCAGCTGCAGCTGCTGCTTCTGCTGCAaaggaaaaagaattatcaactgctgaagatattaataaaagcATTTCCCCTAATACAATCATTCATCAGACTGAAATAAAATCAGAATCTCCTATAAATAGCAGTTCAATATCAATAGATAATAGTATGGAACataataaagttttatCATCTCCACCATTATCAGCTTCAAGCAATACTCATGAAATAACTTCTACAGAAGAATCAAACCCACTTCGCTCTGTAGATGTAACAAATACTGATTCATCTTTGGATAATGTAAATTCAAGGgaaaaatctaataatgtTAATGAAAGTGAAGATAAAAGTATGATCATAGAATCAACTTCTAATGAcaatatacaaaaaaatgattctGCTCAATTTGTTAATCCACCCGAACAATCACTGATGGAAAAATTACATTTTGCAACTGAAAATACAACAATAAATGCTAATACTCTATCTTCAATCCCAAAAGGTGGCATGTCTGAACAAGATAAAAACCTTGGAACTGCTACTAAGGAAATAACAAAGGATTCCACAGATAAAAATGTTGATACACAACACTCAACCACGATTGAAacaacttcaaataattcaaatattataaattcttcttctaagGAAGTGCCCAGTTCTTCTCCAAATTCATCAGCAAGTAGCAACATAGTAGAGGATACTAACTTcgaaattaaaaaagatggtaataataacgtTACTCCATCTTATGTGGAAAAagttaatgaaaatgtGGAACCAACTAAAACAGAAGGTATTGCTGAAACTAGAAATATATCATCTAAACCTGAACTTAAAATTTCCACTACtcttttggaaaataatttaaatttaaatactcAGTTTATTAATCAAACAGATAGACCATCTTCTCATTCTAATGATTCTgtacaaaataattcaatcgAAGTTACGAATACTAAACTAGAAGAAACTCTAATATCTGGAAATACACTAAATACTTCCTTGAAATCTGAATCAACTATCACGACAAAGCAAGTCTCATTCCTTGATGAGCCAGAAATAAAACTGATTGATCAAAATACTACTCCAATGGAACTTGGTGTTGGACTTTCACCACCACAGGCTGGCTCAGATGACAATACAACTCCTACTACTCCTACAACTCCCatcaatattaatgatcCATTGCTCTCTGATACGCCTCCTACAGAACCTATAGATTATGCTGGTCCTAACCAATTAGTCAGTAAAGACTTTGTCATattgtataattttaatagtggaacatttttagaaaatgaaagaGAAACTTTATTTGGCAAACAGTGGGGAGGCATTAGTAAAAAACGTAACAATGATGTTGAGACAATTTTGAAGATTAATATGgataatatgaaaaattttggaCATATTGATTCCAGTATtgacaataataaaaaaagttttctACCAgatttaacatttttagATGATTATCCATCATTTGGTGAATATGACAAGAAAATGGTACATAATAGTGGAGAGGAAACTAATAAAGAACTAAATATTACAATCAAAACGCAACCGCCAACAGGTGTCTTCCTAAATAATGGTActagaaaaaaatgcatAATCTCTACAAAACCTTGTCAATATTTTGATCCTAAGAATGGTGTACCTTATTCAGATGTAGAAGcttataaaattattcaacaGATTATGGATCCAATTGGTGAAGATGGTACAGAAGAGAACCCTAATCCAATGTTCCAATGGTTTGGCTTCGAAGAAGGTGGTATTTACTTAAATGTTAATGACGAGCCTGCTAAAGGGGTTCCTGAAGgattcaattga